In the genome of Hydractinia symbiolongicarpus strain clone_291-10 chromosome 5, HSymV2.1, whole genome shotgun sequence, one region contains:
- the LOC130645289 gene encoding serine/threonine-protein kinase mos-like — protein MQQCSYISRRSSRSSLNSSRSSIPDELNCSFTQDGSTDTMYRNKNIKLEVGKLLGAGGFGTVFEGKCLGRKIALKKLHHNSKNPHAMSESFQAEKAVMSLRHRNIVRILAATNISRELQYERLVVMEYAGQRNLLSIINDENEKITTFRRIRFATDIVNALHYIHKLNIAHLDLKPANIMVTYRNTCKLGDFGCCKILGSDGQGSPTTPTNSYLTGTLAYRCPELLKGGYPTCKADMYSYGICLWQLLTRERPYGNENMYVVIFGVVSYNLRPTITPKMITDNKQYTQLIKSLWRADPDKRPSAEEVMVKLRSLRKRKTVMSKSGVRVRWRF, from the exons ATGCAGCAGTGTTCTTATATTAGCCGCAGATCATCTAGGTCGAGTTTAAACTCGTCAAGAAGTAGCATACCTGACGAATTAAACTGCTCTTTTACCCAAGATGGTAGCACAGacacgatgtacagaaacaagAATATTAAACTTGAAGTTGGCAAACTGCTTGGTGCAGGAGGGTTTGGAACTGTGTTTGAAGGAAAGTGTTTAGGACGGAAAATTGCGTTGAAAAAGCTACATCACAACTCTAAAAATCCTCACGCAATGAGCGAATCATTTCAAGCTGAAAAGGCTGTTATGTCATTACGACACCGTAACATTGTACGCATATTAGCTGCTACGAACATTTCACGCGAACTGCAATACGAACGTCTCGTTGTAATGGAATACGCCGGACAACGTAATTTGTTATCGATTATTAACGATGAAAACGAGAAAATAACGACTTTTCGACGTATCAGATTCGCTACCGATATCGTCAATGCTTTACACTATATACATAAACTAAACATTGCACATCTAGACTTAAAGCCAGCTAATATTATGGTGACGTACAGGAATACGTGTAAATTAGGTGATTTCGGTTGCTGTAAGATTCTAGGAAGCGATGGACAAGGATCACCGACAACACCAACGAACTCGTATTTAACAGGCACATTAGCCTACAGATGTCCTGAATTGCTAAAag GAGGTTACCCGACATGCAAAGCTGATATGTATTCCTATGGAATTTGTCTGTGGCAGTTATTAACCAGAGAGCGTCCATACGGTAACGAAAATATGTACGTTGTAATATTCGGCGTAGTTTCCTATAACTTACGACCGACAATAACGCCGAAAATGATAACCGATAACAAACAGTACACGCAACTAATAAAATCCTTGTGGCGAGCAGATCCTGATAAAAGACCAAGTGCTGAAGAGGTTATGGTGAAACTACGTAGTTTAAGAAAACGCAAGACAGTGATGTCTAAAAGTGGTGTAAGAGTCAGGTGGAGGTTCTAA